The Paenibacillus polymyxa M1 DNA segment CTGGCTGGAGCATTACTGGTTATCACGAACGGCAAATGGACCTTTTTCACGCTTGCCGGACAACATCTATTGGCGCTGCTGCTTATTTTCGTAGGTGTCGTCGGATGGGTCGTATATTCCATGGGAGGCAGTCATTTTGCAGGGTGGTCTACTCTTCGATATTCAACCTTGACCTGCCTGCTTGGAACTCTGGTCTCTTTTGTAGTCGTGACCTTTGCCTCTGCTTTCAACTGGATTACGGTGCCGGATTGGCAACACGTATGGTCAGTCAAATATGAAATGAGCTTTATGATCCTGCTTCCAGGGCTAGCGGCCTTGCTGAGCTGGAATGCCGGAATCCGCAAGCTGTCTCCGCTGAACGGAATTCTATTTATTAATTTTGTACCGATTACCACGCTGGTACTTATGTATTTCCAAGGCTATACCATTAGCCGTTATGAACTGTATGGGACTGTACTGGTCATTTTCGCACTGATTCTGAACAATATGTTTCAGAGAAGTTCTCTGCGTCCATCCAACAGTTCACGGGGTGCCCGTTTCCGTCTAGATCGCCGCAGTCGTTCAACGGTGACTTCTAACCCTGCAAACCAAAAGTTTTAATAAAACATCAAAAAGCGCCTGGATACGGAATATAACCTCCGGTATCCAGGCGCTTTTTCATTTTAGGATTTTTCTTCAACCTGGAAACGTCCAACCAGTTCGCGCAGCTCCTCTGCCATTTGGCTCAGGTCTGCTGTGGATGAAGCAATTTCCTCGATGGAAGCAAGCTGTTGCTCAGCCGCTGCTGAGATCGACTCGGTGTTGCTCGCCGCCTCGTCCGAAATATGGGAAATATCGCTCATAATATCCACGACACCTACAGTCCCCCGTGCCATTTCCTGAGTCACTCCGGTAATGTCATGGATATGCCCCATCGCGCGTTCAACAGCCTGACTGATTTCCGCAAAGGAATGCTCCGATGTGGTTACCGAATCAATACCTTCCGTCACCCGTACCCGTGCTTGTTGCATCGCGCCTAAAGCATGGTTCATATCCACCTGCATCGCTTCAATGCGCTCCGAGATCAAGGTAGCCGATTTGGCAGATTCCTCAGCCAGCTTGCGTACCTCTGTAGCAACCACGGCAAATCCTTTGCCATGGTCCCCAGCCCGTGCCGCCTCAATGGATGCATTCAGTGCCAACAGATTGGTCTGTTTGGCGATACCGGATATAACACTGATAATATTCACGATTTCACCTGAACGCTCACTCAGGGAGTCCATAGCCTGTCCAAGATCATGAACAGTCTCGTCGATATCATGCATTTTCTGTACAGCCTGCGTAGCCGCCTTGCTGCCTTCCTGTGCCGACTCGGCATTCATCTTCACATGTTCAGATACACCCACCATGCGTTCAGATACGTCCGCTGCTTGCTGAGCCAGTCCCTCTATACTCACAGAGCCATGCTTGATGCTTTGCAGCTGACGTTCGCTGCCTACAGCTACTTCCTGAATAGCAATAGTAACATGCTCAATGGCTTGGGTCGTCTGATCTGCACCCGCAGCCAGCTCCTCCGCTGAAGAGCTTACCCGATCAGTTGTTTCGCGTACGCTTCGAATCATCGTGCGCAAACTGTCCACCATGGTTTGAAAGTGAGCAGACAGTTCGCCTACCTCATCTGTTTTTCCCGTTTCCAAATCGCCCGTCAAATCTCCTTCACTGATTCGTTCTGCTGATTTTTGCAACTTACGGATCGGAACCAGAACAGAACGGGTAATCAGGAAAATTGCGATAAGCGCAATCACCAACGAGGCAGCCAGCACAATAATGGTTACATAACGCATGGCAGCGGTAGCATCGCTAATCTCGGATTGATAGAAGGTACCTGCAATTTTCCAGCCGGTATCCTCATTCGTTACATAGGTCAAATATTTCTCGCGACCTTCATGCATATATTTAAAGTTCCCACTCGGCGCAGTATACAATGTATCAAGCACATTCTCCTGAGGAGATGAGCCCGGTTTAGCCGTAGGGTGGACTACAAATTTCTTCGCATGATCCAAAATGATGATATACCCCTCTTGGCCCACTTTAATAGAGGCCAATTTACGTACACTTTCCAGATTTAAAGAAATACCGATAACCCCGGACTTGTCGGAAAGCGTCTGAGATACTACGACAACAGGAATACCCGATGAATTGATGATAACAGGCGTAATTGCAACCTTACCGGGCTGCTTCATCGCTTCGATGTACCATGGTCGTGTGCGAGGGTCAAATGTCCCTTCATCCTCTTTGGGTACCCCCCGGATCATCAAGCCCTCTGGTGTACCGACAAAAATATCCGTAGCATCTTCGTGCAAGCCCTTGTATTGGATCAGCTTGGGCTCAATCAAGGGGCTATTTCGACCATCAATCATCGAACTGTCAAGTCGCCCCGCCAAATATCTCACATCTTTGATTTTACTGGCGATTGCATATTCAATAATTGAGTTAGCCGTCGCTACCCCCTGATTCGCACTGCTGTGGAGCTGTTTTTCCATAGCATTATATGATGATTTATAGGTCGCACTGGAAATACTTAAACTCGGAATCAGCAAAACAAGTAAAAAACCTAAAATTAACTTGTTCCTGAGTGTCCAAATTGTCTTTCTCTTTCGCCTTGTTCCCATGTATCTTTCTTCCCCTTTGCTCAAAAAGCGATATATTTGTATTACATTCAATGTTAGTTATATCGGTTGAAAGCAGCAAATGATTTACAAGAAAATTTCACAAAGGAGCAAAACAAAAACCGCGTCCTATGCTACTAAGGACGCGGTTATATGAATATTTAGACCTGTACGTTACTATTTTCAGCCTTTTTAGGGCCAAACAACTGATCCACTGCCAGAAAGCGTCCACCGACCAGGGTTTGCTGAAGACTGGTAAATAAAATCAGGAGATCAAATTCAATCGAGCCAAAAGGCTGTCCTTTTTTAGCAGTGAGCAATACACCGATCATTACGATAGTCAATGCTGCTCCAGCCAGTCGTGTTCCAATACCCAGAACCAGTGCAATGCCTCCAACCAGCTCAACCGTAGCGACCACAGGGGCCATCCAGCCAGGAAGTCCGAGGCTCTGGAAGAAGCCGGAGGTTCCGTCTAGTCCCTGAAACTTCTGTGCACCGTGGACGATAAAAATAACTCCTGTAAAAATTCGTACCAATAACAATCCAATATTCGCAAGCGTTTGATTCATGTAAACTCATCTCCTTTTAAATTGTGTACAGATTAGGTAATTACACTACAATGCGTAGTGTAATATACGTCAAGAATCGGCAGCGCACAAGGCGCCACCCTTTAAGATAACTTTTGACCAAACTAGATTAACGCCAGTGTAAACATAAGCGTCAGCATGATTAGTACATAGCCTGAAAACATAATCGAACGCCAAGGCATTTGAATGATCGGCTTTTGTTGAGGGTCTAGAATGCGTGAGATCCGATAATTAATGGACGTTTCTGCAAAAGAGGAACAAGCGGCGGAGTTTACCAGACGGGCATTAGCAGGTGTCATACTCAGAAGCTTGAGCAATGCGCTCCCAATCCCAACCGGTGAACCGGCTCGATGAATCGCTTCGTTATCCGCCAAGATTTCACGGGCCGTCTTGTAATGGTTGGTAATATGACGTAGCACCGGCAAATAAAACAGCTGTGTAGCGCACATTTGCAGGAACCAGGTCTTCAATGGATCATAATGTTTCATATGATATGCTTCATGGTATATAACCGCTTCTTCCTCATGCTTGTCCAGTAAGGACAACAGTGCAGAGGACAATACAATACGCGGCTTCCATAACCCCATGGTGAAGGCAGCAGGCTTGGCATAATCAATGACCCAAATCCGATCGGTCCCGAGTTCACGATATCGCTCACCCAGTGCTTCGGTCAACGGCAGGTCGCGCATTCGGTGCAGTCTGCGGAAAGCCGCCCTGGTAGCCATACACTGTCTGACTGCTTCTCCTCCGGCGATACCGAAGGTTACAAAAACCAGTCCGCTGAGCGCATCCACCATGTAGCCGATTCCGTAGTGCTGCAACAAACTTCTGCAAATTTGAAACACGTTAAAATTCAATTTCCAGCCGAAAACATGCTGCCCGGCGTACATCCCCATCTGCATAAGGGCAAAACCCGAAATCAAGGCGCCTGCTGTAAACAGTAATTTAGAACGTGTTTTCCACATCGTCTACATATCCTTTTTCCATTGTTTAATTTTTTGTTCCAAACGTTCGATCAAAATCGGATCAGCTACTTCCAGAGCATCAATCATATGATTGACAGCAAGCGGACCAAATTCATCCACCAGTTCGTGACTCAGCTCTTTGGATTGCTCATCCATAAACTCTTCTCTGCTTAAGACAGGACGGTATAAGGACGTTCTCCCGCGTATACTTTTGCTCAAAATCCCCTTTTCCACTAAACGATTCATCACGGTCATTACCGTATTGAAGTTAAAGTCCCGATCCCCCTCCAATGCGGTCTGCACTTCTTTGATACTCCGATCCGAAGTGGACCATAAAATATCCATGATTTTGGCTTCCAGAGGCCCAAAAAATCGGTTAAGTCCGGTTTCGCCAGCTTTAAAATTCAGTCGTTTCATAAGAAGCACCTCACACTACCGATTGTAGTGTATGTATCCTGATAAAGTCAACTGTCACACCTAGTGTCAACTTTAGGGTTCGTATATACAAACCGCCGAATGGTCTCCATCCGGCGGAAATTCATCGATATTCATAACCTTCCGTTTAATCTGCCAATCTGTATCCTACACCTCTTACGGTAGCGATATATTCAGGCTCCGCAGGTCGATCGTCCAGCTTCTTGCGCAAACTTTTGACATGCACATCCACAACATTGCTGCCGCCAACAAAATCAGTTTCCCAGATATCATGCATCATTTGCTCGCGCGAGATCACTTTTCCTTGAGAATCTATCAGCTTCAGCAGCAAATCGTATTCCGTTTTGGTCAGATTCAATGGATTCTCTTCCTTATATACCAACATTTTATCACGATCAATCCAGATGTCCTTGAACACCGTACGACGGCTGGTCTGCGCTGCCTGGCGGGAAATCACCGGATGACGCACAATCATCCGCTCGATGTCATGCACCATTTGGTTGGATGCCAGTGGCCATACCAGCACCTCTTCCGAAGGAAGCAGCTCATGCGCACGTACAGACATCCGATCCTGAACTACATACATGACTGGTGTATCTTTCATGTATTCATGTTCAAGGTCATTGCGGATATTCAGCAATTCACGCCGTGGATCGGTGGCGGTCAAATCGTAAATCAAGAGGTCGCTCCCCAAATGACGCTGTACTTCAGGCTCCCAGCGATGGAAGACCATCACGTCAAAACACGCATCTGACAACGTACGCACCACACCATGGACTACACCCGGTACGGAACTGATCAGAATGATGCGACGTGTGGTCGGACAATACAAAGGTTCATTAGAAGGAACGGTCTGCACCGCAGGTGTAGACGGGGCAGACAACATCGATGTCCAACTGCCCTTTACGCGTCTAGGCATGTCAGCCACTTTAATACGATTCGTTACTTGATTCGCTTGCTTTGACATTCCTTACACACTCCTCCGAATACGACATGGGCATGGGCAATGGTATATCCCGTTTCATGCGCAACCGTATCAATCCAATCGTGTGGGACTTCACTCATCACTTCATCTACTCGGCCGCATACCTGACAAATAATATGCTGATGATCGTCCATTCGACCGTCATAACGACTAGCAGCTTCTCCTAGTTTCAGCTCACGGATTAATTCCTTATCCGTTAAATAACGTAATGAATTATAGACCGTTCCATAGGCCAGATTATAACCGCGCTCCATTAGCCGATTCATAACATCGGCAGCAGTAGGATGATCGTGGGCCTCACGAACCACATCATATACCGCTTGGCGCTGCGAAGTTAAATTTAGAGTTCTCATACCGCATCTCCCTTAATCAACGCAGATTATATTTATTATAAACTTATAATCACAATAAAAATTAATTTAGAATAAGTATAAATCTTAATTTATTTCAAGTCAATGAGATCGGATAAATTGTGCCGCTTTGCAACACAATGTATACATGGAGTACATGCTTAGCCTATTTACAATCGGAGGGATAGTTTATGAAGATACTGTGGATATTCACGCTTTTCATGCTGCTCATGCTCGGAACAAGTATATCGATAAAATGGCTTTTCGGTGCCCGTCATCCTTGGGAACCTATTTCATTGGCTTTTCGCACGATGCGACCATCGGAATATGTCGTTCTGGCAGGAATGCTGATAGTGTTCTTTATAAATGTGGGCAAAAAGCCAATAGGAAACACATTTCGCTTCCTGTTCTCGCAATGGTCACGTTTCCTCAAAGTTTCTACTCCTTCCTCTGCTTCTTCGCAAGAGAGCCAGCAGAAAGAACAAACAAGGGATAACGCAAACAAATAATGAATGAAAGAACAAGGCACCCTTACGACCGCATTTCCCAGAATAAAATGGAACATCAAAATGAGCATTTGACCGATACCGATGTTTTCTTGTCGGCAAGATGATGACTCTTGAGATATTTTACCCTCTTTTTTTATTCCAGGTCTTTCTCAGCCACGACACGATTAGCAGCAAGATAGGAAAAAACACGGCAAATATCGGAAACAGCCATTTCAGCACTAACTCGCCTGTTTGAAGGTGATCTTGATAGTTCAGTGCCATCAATACACAAGAGACTAACATGATCAGACCAAATGGCAGGATCAGTTTATGGTAAGGTATTCTCAATACATCCTCTGCGGCTTTAACCGCGGCATAATAGAAAATCAAAATTTTAAAAAAATCAAAAATAATAACGCTCATCACGCCGATGACATCGACTCTGTCGATAAAATCAGATATTTCGACCTTACTGATCATCGTGAGTAGCGGGTAAGTCGCCCGTTTGAACACATCCTCTCCCAGTGCAAGCACATTGGACAGTGTAATAATAGACAGGAGCAGCCCTCCCAGCAATATAGCGGAAATCCCTATCCCATTGGCACGGTATTCCTTTTTTAATGTAGGGAGAATCATCGCAAACGTAACCATCTCGCCGTACGGTAGCATCACGGCTTGCGAATAAACAACTTGCCATATCGGCTGCCAGCCATGCTCGGCTATGGGCAATATATTGCCCATATCTACAATGCCTGCCAACAAAATTAATATATTCGTAGCAAGGCCCAGCAGCAGTAGCAAAATCAACATGATGATGGCCGTCCGGCCTGCAACCTCGATTCCCAAATACACCACATACATGACAAGTACAACCATTAAACCACAGATGACTGTCAACGGCGTATGCTGAAGTGTCCGGTCGGCAATCAGGATCCCCGTGTCCCGAAGATCCCGTGCTCCGCCGTAAAGAAAAAACACGATATATAAAAAAGCAAGCGTACTCCCTGCTTTCTTCCCCAAAAGGGTTCTGCAGTACTGTGTCATTAGCAAGTTGGGAAAGCGTTGGTGAAGGCTGCCATAGCATACAAAAAGCATTGCCCCCAAAACCGTGGAAATGAGGATGGCGATCCATGCATCCTTGCCCGCATTCCTTCCGGGAATAGACATCATGGATGTGCCCATCTCAAACAACACCATAAGAGAGATCATCTCTTTTGCACCTATCTGTACCCTTTTTTTCATGGCCTTCCCTCCTTGTTCTATTTTCACTAGTCTGATTCTCCCTTGGAATATGGGTTAGTCCGCGACTGAGTGTGTTTCAGTACAGAAGTCACTTGAACACGAACGGTGCTTTCCGCAAAATAATGGCTCCAATCAGAAGAGAGTTTTTTCCATTGTTTGGGATAGCTCCTCTCCAGCGCAAGGCCAAAGCCTATTACATCGCTGCGGGTACGCTGAACCTCCCTGACTGTTGAAGTGATCAATTTTTTCGTCTCCTCTGTCCATTGCTCCTGCAATCTTTTCATCGCCTCCGGACTTTGTAAATTAATCGAGCACTCGGCCTCCTGTATTGCCCCGGTCTGTTTTAAGTTAATCACAAAAATAGGCTCTCCTTGCTCCATCCGAGTGTGTATATTGGTTGCAGAAAACAAGGTTTCGATGCCAATGGTTTCCCTATTCTTCCCGCAGCTCAGTGTTGTTTGGGCACTTTTCACCTTGTTGTTGATCATAGACAGTCCAATGGCCCGGTCATCGTCCAACCAGCGGACAAGCCGATCCTTTTTGAACACCCCCATTCCGTTAATGTGAACAATAGCTTTCGGTAAAATATTGTCCACATTGCTCTTGCTTGGGGCCTGCTCCAAATTCCCATTGACCCCTATGCCCGTCAGCACAGGACCGCCACCCTTATGAGACAGGCTGCGAATGACATCGTCGATAGTCACCGCGTAATCCCCGGCATACAAACGCTCCGATGTTTCCAGCTTTCCTGAAATATCATTGGCAGGAATACGGCCGATCGCGGTCATGATTGCCAGTACATCCTTCCCAGTATTACCACGTACCACCAGCATTTTCACTGGCAGTCGGATTTCTGTAGACCTTTCCAAAAAATCCATCGTATCGCCGATTCCAGCCCGTGCCAGCTTTTCACCAATAACGACCAGTTTGGTATGCGCCATAGAAATGACCCGCGGAACCCTTTGTGAGGCTCTGCGGAGCGCTTGAAACAGATTTTTCCCCTTTTCCCGATACAAAACGACAGGGGTATCTCCTCTCGCTTTGGCTCCAGCGATTTCATCTGCCACGATCACTTGCAGGGAGACCTCATATTCTGACTCCCCCACTATATCAATTCCTATCCCCGCTACTACTGCTCTCTGGTTTAACTCCACAGAATCCCAGCAACCGGATAACAATGGAGCGAACAGTAACAGGACTAAACACAGTCTCCCTATTCTTCCCTTAAAAGTTACTGCACTTTGTTCATTCCTCTTCCCCTGATACACCCTGATTGCCCCCCTCCTGCATCGGCGTGGTTTTATCAGAAGAGGAAGTTCCGCTTCCATCCTTCATTCGTTTCTGATTCTTAGACGTAATGCTTTTAGGACGTTTCTTCATCATCCAGAATGGAAGTCGCAATACGGCATCCTTTTGGCTCTCTAGCACAAAAGGACTGAAAGGCGCCATGTAGGGCACCCCGAACGAACTCAGACTGTTCATATGAGCAATTAGTGCAATCAGCCCCAATGTAATGCCGTATAGGCCCATGGACGCAGACAGTATCATGAAAATAAATCGGCACAATCTCCCGGCCACTGCCATGTTATAGGCTGGGATCGCGAAACTAGCTATCCCTGTCAGGGCTACTACAATCGTGAGCAGCGGGGTGACAATTCCGGCTTCCACGGCCGCTTGTCCCAACACAAGCGCTCCTATAACGGATACCGTTTGACCACCCGCACGCGGCATTCGAATACCCGCCTCACGCAAAATCTCAAAGGTGACCTCCAGAATTAACGCCTCTAGAAATGCCGGAAAAGGAACGGATTCCCGCTGAGCCAATATGCTGATCAGCAGTGGAGTCGGTATCATTTCATAATGATACGTTGTTAAGGCAATGTAGAGAGAAGGCCCCAGAATAAGAATAATGAAGCTGATATATCTAATGAGGCGGACCACCGTCGCCATATCGTAACGCTCTTCATAATCCGAAGAATTCTGAAAAAATTGGGCAAATATTGTGGGCATCACCAATACAAACGGATTTCCGTCTATAATGAGCGCCACTCGGCCCTCCATAATATTGCTGCTGATGGTGTCGGGTCTTTCCGTGTTAAAGATCGTTGGGAATGGTGTGAAATGATTTTCTTGTATCATCTCCTCAACCATGCCGGACTCAAATACAGCGTCAATATTAATGCTTTCTACCCGTTTACGAACCTCATCTACGATGCGTGGATTTGCAATATTCTTCATGTACAGCATGGCCACATTTGTGAGGGACGTGCTTCCCACTTGGAACATCTCCAGTGTAAGATCGGAGCTTTTAATCCGTCGCCGGACCAGAGAAATATTCGTGAACAGGGATTCCACAAAACCATCTTTTGGTCCTCTGACGACTGTCTGGGTGGTTGGCTCACTGACCGCGCGTGTCTCTCCTCCACGCGTACCGCACGCAATCGCTTTTTCACAGCCTTCTAATAGGATGATCGTGTCCCCCATTAGTAGTTGTTTCATCATGGAACTCCAATCATCGCAATCCTTCACTTCTCCCAGCGTAAGCGCGTGACTCTGTATTTTTGTGTACAGCGCTTCTGCGCTCTCGACCTCAGCAGCCACTTCAGCAGATGGGCTGCTAAGCATGGATTTCATGATGAGTTCATTCACCGTATCCGTCTTGGCCATACTATCCAGAAACACAATAGCGGCGGGAACATCCTCTCTAATCCCCACTTTAAAGCGGCGAATCAGAAAGTCCGGGCTATCTGATGTCAATTTCTTAATTTGCTGCAGGTTGGTTTCCAAGCAATTCTCGATTCTTAAATAGCGCGGAGAATTTCCATTATTCTTATCCACACCCGATTTTCTATTATGTTTGCGATAGGGATAGCGAATCATGAGCAAACCTCATCTCCAAAATGGCAGCAGTAAACACTACCTATTTCCTAATTAATGTATCTTTGGAGTATGCTCAATCTATTCCCAGTTATGCACCAAGCACATGATCGAAACATTATAAGTCAACCTAACGTAATAAATTTTAATAAATTTTTCTTTTTTAAGCCTAATGTCAGTTCTTTTTGATAAAATGAAGGAATATGCCTCTCGGGAGGGTTATCATCTTGTTCAGTACGTTTTTTGTAAATACCTGTATCCTTGTCACCTTTTTGTACATAACCGGCCTTATTTCACAAAGGTATAAAATCCGTCTACACACCTTAACGCATAAGGTGCATTGGATCGGAGGCGCCCTTTTCGGTTGCTATGGCATTGTTATCATGTACTACTCTATTCCAGTAGGATTTAATACCATTGCTGATCTTCGTCATCTGGCTATCGTAGCTACCGCAACTTATATCGGCGGCCCGGCTGCGCTCATGGCAACGCTTTTTATATGTCTAGGCAGACTTTTGCTGTTTGGTATCAACAATCAAGCTATCGTAGGCGCCGTTTTTATGCTGCTTGCCGGTCTGGGGTGTACTGTACTGTCACATTTGTCCTGGTCACGTTTACCCAAGCTGATGATTATGAATGTTTTTGCTTTGGGCATTATATTCTGTCCTCTTATGATTAATTTGAAAAATCTCGATGATGTTCTGCACGTGTATCCGCTCCAATTCTTCATTTCGATGGTCGGCGGATGTCTTCTGTACCTCATTGCTGAATCTATCAACACATCCAATGAGCTGTTACTTCGACTGGAGCATACCTCCTACACAGACCATCTCACTAATTTAAGCAATAGAAGACAGCTTGAG contains these protein-coding regions:
- a CDS encoding Fur family transcriptional regulator, translated to MRTLNLTSQRQAVYDVVREAHDHPTAADVMNRLMERGYNLAYGTVYNSLRYLTDKELIRELKLGEAASRYDGRMDDHQHIICQVCGRVDEVMSEVPHDWIDTVAHETGYTIAHAHVVFGGVCKECQSKRIK
- a CDS encoding GerAB/ArcD/ProY family transporter, encoding MKKRVQIGAKEMISLMVLFEMGTSMMSIPGRNAGKDAWIAILISTVLGAMLFVCYGSLHQRFPNLLMTQYCRTLLGKKAGSTLAFLYIVFFLYGGARDLRDTGILIADRTLQHTPLTVICGLMVVLVMYVVYLGIEVAGRTAIIMLILLLLLGLATNILILLAGIVDMGNILPIAEHGWQPIWQVVYSQAVMLPYGEMVTFAMILPTLKKEYRANGIGISAILLGGLLLSIITLSNVLALGEDVFKRATYPLLTMISKVEISDFIDRVDVIGVMSVIIFDFFKILIFYYAAVKAAEDVLRIPYHKLILPFGLIMLVSCVLMALNYQDHLQTGELVLKWLFPIFAVFFPILLLIVSWLRKTWNKKRG
- a CDS encoding methyl-accepting chemotaxis protein, whose protein sequence is MGTRRKRKTIWTLRNKLILGFLLVLLIPSLSISSATYKSSYNAMEKQLHSSANQGVATANSIIEYAIASKIKDVRYLAGRLDSSMIDGRNSPLIEPKLIQYKGLHEDATDIFVGTPEGLMIRGVPKEDEGTFDPRTRPWYIEAMKQPGKVAITPVIINSSGIPVVVVSQTLSDKSGVIGISLNLESVRKLASIKVGQEGYIIILDHAKKFVVHPTAKPGSSPQENVLDTLYTAPSGNFKYMHEGREKYLTYVTNEDTGWKIAGTFYQSEISDATAAMRYVTIIVLAASLVIALIAIFLITRSVLVPIRKLQKSAERISEGDLTGDLETGKTDEVGELSAHFQTMVDSLRTMIRSVRETTDRVSSSAEELAAGADQTTQAIEHVTIAIQEVAVGSERQLQSIKHGSVSIEGLAQQAADVSERMVGVSEHVKMNAESAQEGSKAATQAVQKMHDIDETVHDLGQAMDSLSERSGEIVNIISVISGIAKQTNLLALNASIEAARAGDHGKGFAVVATEVRKLAEESAKSATLISERIEAMQVDMNHALGAMQQARVRVTEGIDSVTTSEHSFAEISQAVERAMGHIHDITGVTQEMARGTVGVVDIMSDISHISDEAASNTESISAAAEQQLASIEEIASSTADLSQMAEELRELVGRFQVEEKS
- a CDS encoding response regulator transcription factor: MSKQANQVTNRIKVADMPRRVKGSWTSMLSAPSTPAVQTVPSNEPLYCPTTRRIILISSVPGVVHGVVRTLSDACFDVMVFHRWEPEVQRHLGSDLLIYDLTATDPRRELLNIRNDLEHEYMKDTPVMYVVQDRMSVRAHELLPSEEVLVWPLASNQMVHDIERMIVRHPVISRQAAQTSRRTVFKDIWIDRDKMLVYKEENPLNLTKTEYDLLLKLIDSQGKVISREQMMHDIWETDFVGGSNVVDVHVKSLRKKLDDRPAEPEYIATVRGVGYRLAD
- a CDS encoding BlaI/MecI/CopY family transcriptional regulator — its product is MKRLNFKAGETGLNRFFGPLEAKIMDILWSTSDRSIKEVQTALEGDRDFNFNTVMTVMNRLVEKGILSKSIRGRTSLYRPVLSREEFMDEQSKELSHELVDEFGPLAVNHMIDALEVADPILIERLEQKIKQWKKDM
- a CDS encoding DMT family transporter, which translates into the protein MNKQIMTGSLLCLIASMSWGAMFPVSHIALQHINPLYFSFLRYLSVTLILIVLLWLKEGRTAFRFEGKGKVLLFFGTMGFTIYNMAVFQGQHAMGAAGTLVASIMEVLMPMISIAMVWVMTRKMPPKYTLISMLIALAGALLVITNGKWTFFTLAGQHLLALLLIFVGVVGWVVYSMGGSHFAGWSTLRYSTLTCLLGTLVSFVVVTFASAFNWITVPDWQHVWSVKYEMSFMILLPGLAALLSWNAGIRKLSPLNGILFINFVPITTLVLMYFQGYTISRYELYGTVLVIFALILNNMFQRSSLRPSNSSRGARFRLDRRSRSTVTSNPANQKF
- a CDS encoding DoxX family protein is translated as MNQTLANIGLLLVRIFTGVIFIVHGAQKFQGLDGTSGFFQSLGLPGWMAPVVATVELVGGIALVLGIGTRLAGAALTIVMIGVLLTAKKGQPFGSIEFDLLILFTSLQQTLVGGRFLAVDQLFGPKKAENSNVQV
- a CDS encoding M56 family metallopeptidase, which produces MWKTRSKLLFTAGALISGFALMQMGMYAGQHVFGWKLNFNVFQICRSLLQHYGIGYMVDALSGLVFVTFGIAGGEAVRQCMATRAAFRRLHRMRDLPLTEALGERYRELGTDRIWVIDYAKPAAFTMGLWKPRIVLSSALLSLLDKHEEEAVIYHEAYHMKHYDPLKTWFLQMCATQLFYLPVLRHITNHYKTAREILADNEAIHRAGSPVGIGSALLKLLSMTPANARLVNSAACSSFAETSINYRISRILDPQQKPIIQMPWRSIMFSGYVLIMLTLMFTLALI
- a CDS encoding spore germination protein; this encodes MIRYPYRKHNRKSGVDKNNGNSPRYLRIENCLETNLQQIKKLTSDSPDFLIRRFKVGIREDVPAAIVFLDSMAKTDTVNELIMKSMLSSPSAEVAAEVESAEALYTKIQSHALTLGEVKDCDDWSSMMKQLLMGDTIILLEGCEKAIACGTRGGETRAVSEPTTQTVVRGPKDGFVESLFTNISLVRRRIKSSDLTLEMFQVGSTSLTNVAMLYMKNIANPRIVDEVRKRVESINIDAVFESGMVEEMIQENHFTPFPTIFNTERPDTISSNIMEGRVALIIDGNPFVLVMPTIFAQFFQNSSDYEERYDMATVVRLIRYISFIILILGPSLYIALTTYHYEMIPTPLLISILAQRESVPFPAFLEALILEVTFEILREAGIRMPRAGGQTVSVIGALVLGQAAVEAGIVTPLLTIVVALTGIASFAIPAYNMAVAGRLCRFIFMILSASMGLYGITLGLIALIAHMNSLSSFGVPYMAPFSPFVLESQKDAVLRLPFWMMKKRPKSITSKNQKRMKDGSGTSSSDKTTPMQEGGNQGVSGEEE
- a CDS encoding Ger(x)C family spore germination protein, producing the protein MYQGKRNEQSAVTFKGRIGRLCLVLLLFAPLLSGCWDSVELNQRAVVAGIGIDIVGESEYEVSLQVIVADEIAGAKARGDTPVVLYREKGKNLFQALRRASQRVPRVISMAHTKLVVIGEKLARAGIGDTMDFLERSTEIRLPVKMLVVRGNTGKDVLAIMTAIGRIPANDISGKLETSERLYAGDYAVTIDDVIRSLSHKGGGPVLTGIGVNGNLEQAPSKSNVDNILPKAIVHINGMGVFKKDRLVRWLDDDRAIGLSMINNKVKSAQTTLSCGKNRETIGIETLFSATNIHTRMEQGEPIFVINLKQTGAIQEAECSINLQSPEAMKRLQEQWTEETKKLITSTVREVQRTRSDVIGFGLALERSYPKQWKKLSSDWSHYFAESTVRVQVTSVLKHTQSRTNPYSKGESD
- a CDS encoding diguanylate cyclase codes for the protein MFSTFFVNTCILVTFLYITGLISQRYKIRLHTLTHKVHWIGGALFGCYGIVIMYYSIPVGFNTIADLRHLAIVATATYIGGPAALMATLFICLGRLLLFGINNQAIVGAVFMLLAGLGCTVLSHLSWSRLPKLMIMNVFALGIIFCPLMINLKNLDDVLHVYPLQFFISMVGGCLLYLIAESINTSNELLLRLEHTSYTDHLTNLSNRRQLEFSLEEQLPQARQRHEHLSVLVLDIDHFKEVNDTYGPAAGDAVLRQLGQILMEKCRTNDVVTRSGGEEFTVLLPNCAFRQALRIANQILSGVNQHEFILADGLILKVTVSIGVTTFPGTGEDISGAALLERADKALYEAKKAGRNRVCSYEI